A window from Desulfurellaceae bacterium encodes these proteins:
- the mnmA gene encoding tRNA 2-thiouridine(34) synthase MnmA, translated as MSQTENHALTTQPQAAGSGRRVLAALSGGVDSAVAAALLVEAGYEVIAISMLLAGTADGHEGSCCSIDDFQDARRVAEQLDIPYYVLNLKDAFQSRVIDVFSEEYLRGRTPNPCLLCNRDLKFDLLWQRARELDATYVATGHYARIHYDADTARYQLWRGTDRAKDQSYFLFTLSQAQLARTLFPVGQLTKAQVRDKADALGLRIAHKPESQDICFVPDGNYARFLEQRLSPERFRSGEVVDQTGQQLGSHGGIHRFTIGQRRGLGIGGLAQPVYVSNIDAHTGRVTVGTKDQLRTPGLYAKDVSWVAGDQSQELRAEVKIRYRHPPIPARIVPGPDATATVWFQHGCPGVSPGQAVVFYAGDHVLGGGWIEGGV; from the coding sequence ATGAGCCAGACGGAAAACCACGCCCTCACTACTCAGCCCCAGGCCGCCGGCAGTGGTCGGCGCGTACTGGCCGCCCTGAGCGGCGGGGTCGATAGCGCGGTTGCCGCCGCCCTGCTGGTCGAGGCCGGCTATGAGGTCATCGCCATCTCCATGCTGCTGGCCGGCACTGCCGACGGCCACGAGGGCAGCTGCTGTTCGATTGACGATTTTCAAGACGCCCGGCGGGTGGCCGAACAGCTGGACATTCCCTACTACGTCCTCAATCTCAAAGACGCCTTTCAGAGTCGGGTGATCGACGTGTTCAGCGAGGAATATCTGCGCGGTCGGACCCCTAACCCGTGCCTGCTGTGTAACCGCGATCTCAAGTTCGACCTGCTGTGGCAGCGAGCCCGAGAGCTTGACGCCACGTATGTGGCCACCGGTCACTACGCCCGGATTCACTATGACGCCGATACAGCCCGATACCAGCTGTGGCGCGGCACCGACCGGGCCAAGGACCAGTCCTACTTTCTGTTTACGCTGAGCCAGGCGCAGCTGGCCCGGACCCTGTTTCCGGTCGGGCAGCTGACCAAGGCCCAGGTTCGGGACAAGGCGGACGCGCTCGGCCTGCGGATTGCCCACAAGCCCGAGAGCCAGGACATCTGTTTTGTGCCCGACGGCAACTATGCCCGCTTTCTGGAGCAGCGTCTGTCGCCCGAGCGTTTCAGGTCCGGCGAGGTGGTCGACCAGACCGGACAACAGCTCGGCTCGCACGGCGGCATTCATCGCTTTACCATCGGCCAACGCCGCGGCCTGGGCATCGGCGGTCTGGCCCAGCCGGTGTACGTCTCGAACATCGACGCCCACACGGGCCGGGTGACGGTCGGCACCAAGGACCAGCTACGGACCCCCGGCCTGTACGCCAAAGACGTCAGCTGGGTCGCCGGCGACCAGAGCCAGGAGCTGCGGGCCGAGGTCAAGATTCGCTACCGCCATCCGCCGATTCCAGCCCGCATCGTACCCGGCCCGGACGCCACGGCCACGGTCTGGTTCCAGCACGGCTGTCCAGGGGTGAGCCCCGGACAGGCGGTTGTTTTTTACGCCGGCGACCACGTCCTGGGCGGCGGGTGGATAGAGGGAGGCGTGTAA
- the mtaB gene encoding tRNA (N(6)-L-threonylcarbamoyladenosine(37)-C(2))-methylthiotransferase MtaB gives MPSAALRIGLTTLGCKVNQYDTATIADRLSAAGHRLVPFADTADVYIVNSCTVTNQADAESRQLARRAKRRNPAARIIMTGCYAQVAPQAIARLPEVDYVIGLNRPDDILRAVTAELPQAVAVSNVRKASRIETFGTQTFQNNDAHLKGAAFTPQTRAFLKIQEGCDLFCTFCIVPMSRGKSRSVPPRRVLEQLDLLAERDFQEVVLTGVHLGGYGADLDPQIDLTWLVAAIEERKPVPRVRLSSLDPHEFSPALIDLLTQAQTVCPHLHIPLQSGDDRTLARMRRRYDRTLAGDVLARLRDALPQAALGTDLIVGFPGEGEHEFSQSYRFLEDSPFTYFHVFPYSVRSGTTAAKFTDSVPKPTITRRARQVRQLGARKKAAFAARFVGHTVPVLFEHSRDKTTGLLKGYSRNYLRVLAAGDDACMNRELPVRLSHLGADSLRGMIVSPDAPQPSREP, from the coding sequence ATGCCATCAGCCGCTCTCAGAATTGGCCTGACCACCCTGGGCTGCAAGGTCAACCAGTACGATACGGCAACGATTGCTGATCGGCTCAGCGCGGCCGGCCACCGCCTGGTGCCGTTTGCCGACACGGCCGATGTGTATATCGTCAACAGCTGCACGGTCACCAATCAGGCCGACGCCGAGAGCCGCCAGCTCGCCCGCCGCGCCAAACGCCGGAATCCTGCTGCCCGGATCATCATGACCGGCTGTTATGCCCAGGTCGCGCCCCAGGCCATCGCCCGTCTGCCCGAGGTTGACTATGTCATCGGCCTCAACCGCCCGGACGACATCCTGCGGGCCGTAACCGCCGAGCTGCCCCAAGCCGTCGCCGTCAGCAATGTGCGTAAAGCGTCCCGTATCGAGACCTTCGGCACCCAGACGTTTCAAAACAATGACGCCCACCTGAAGGGGGCAGCGTTTACCCCTCAGACCCGGGCGTTTCTGAAGATCCAGGAGGGCTGCGACCTGTTCTGCACCTTTTGTATTGTGCCCATGTCGCGCGGCAAAAGCCGCAGCGTCCCCCCGCGTCGCGTCCTTGAGCAGCTCGACCTGCTGGCCGAGCGGGATTTTCAGGAAGTCGTCCTGACCGGCGTCCACCTCGGCGGCTATGGCGCCGACCTCGACCCGCAGATCGACCTGACCTGGCTGGTGGCGGCCATTGAAGAGCGCAAACCGGTCCCTCGGGTCCGGCTCAGTTCGCTCGACCCGCACGAGTTCAGCCCGGCGCTGATCGACCTCCTGACCCAGGCCCAGACCGTCTGCCCCCACCTGCATATTCCCCTCCAGTCGGGCGACGACCGCACCCTGGCCCGCATGCGTCGCCGCTATGACCGGACCCTGGCCGGCGATGTGCTGGCCCGTCTACGAGACGCCCTGCCCCAGGCCGCGCTGGGCACCGATCTGATTGTCGGCTTTCCCGGCGAGGGCGAGCACGAGTTCAGCCAGAGCTATCGGTTTCTCGAAGACAGCCCGTTTACTTATTTTCATGTCTTTCCGTACTCCGTCCGCAGCGGCACGACTGCGGCGAAGTTCACCGATAGCGTGCCCAAGCCGACCATTACCCGCCGCGCGCGTCAGGTCCGTCAGCTTGGCGCGCGTAAGAAAGCCGCGTTTGCCGCCCGGTTTGTCGGCCACACCGTGCCGGTCCTGTTCGAGCACAGCCGCGATAAGACCACCGGATTGCTCAAGGGCTACAGCCGCAACTATCTGCGGGTTCTGGCTGCGGGCGACGACGCGTGCATGAACCGCG